In Rhinopithecus roxellana isolate Shanxi Qingling chromosome 16, ASM756505v1, whole genome shotgun sequence, a single genomic region encodes these proteins:
- the CTSL gene encoding cathepsin L1: MNPTFILAAFCLGIASATLTFNHSLEAQWTKWKAMHNRLYGMNEEGWRRAVWEKNMKMIELHNQEYREGKHSFTVAMNTFGDMTSEEFRQVMNGFQNRKPRKGKVFQEPLFYEAPRSVDWREKGYVTPVKNQGQCGSCWAFSATGALEGQMFRKTGKLVSLSEQNLVDCSGPQGNEGCNGGLMDYAFQYVADNGGLDSEESYPYEATEESCKYNPEYSVANDTGFVDIPKQEKALMKAVATVGPISVAIDAGHESFMFYKEGIYFEPDCSSEDMDHGVLVVGYGFESTESDNSKYWLVKNSWGEEWGMGGYIKMAKDRRNHCGIASAASYPTV, encoded by the exons ATGAATCCTACATTCATCCTCGCTGCCTTTTGCCTGGGAATTGCCTCAGCTACTCTAACATTTAATCACAGTTTAGAGGCACAGTGGACCAAGTGGAAGGCGATGCACAACAGATTATATGGCATG AATGAAGAAGGATGGAGGAGAGCAGTGTGGGAGAAGAACATGAAGATGATTGAACTGCACAATCAGGAATACAGGGAAGGGAAACACAGCTTCACAGTGGCCATGAACACCTTTGGAGACATG ACCAGTGAAGAATTCAGGCAGGTGATGAATGGCTTTCAAAACCGTAAGCCCAGGAAGGGGAAAGTGTTCCAGGAACCTCTGTTTTATGAGGCCCCCAGATCTGTGGATTGGAGAGAGAAAGGCTACGTGACTCCTGTGAAGAATCAG GGTCAGTGTGGTTCTTGTTGGGCTTTTAGCGCTACTGGTGCTCTTGAAGGACAGATGTTCCGGAAAACTGGGAAGCTTGTCTCACTGAGTGAGCAGAATCTGGTAGACTGCTCTGGGCCTCAAGGCAATGAGGGCTGCAATGGTGGCCTAATGGATTATGCCTTCCAGTATGTTGCCGACAATGGAGGCCTAGACTCTGAGGAATCCTATCCATATGAGGCAACA GAAGAATCCTGTAAGTATAATCCCGAGTATTCTGTTGCTAATGACACCGGCTTTGTGGACATCCCTAAGCAGGAGAAGGCCCTGATGAAGGCAGTTGCAACTGTGGGGCCCATTTCTGTTGCTATTGATGCAGGTCATGAGTCCTTCATGTTCTATAAAGAAg GCATTTATTTTGAGCCAGACTGTAGCAGTGAAGACATGGATCATGGTGTGCTGGTGGTTGGCTATGGATTTGAAAGCACAGAATCAGACAACAGTAAATATTGGCTGGTGAAGAACAG CTGGGGTGAAGAATGGGGCATGGGTGGCTACATAAAGATGGCCAAAGACCGGAGAAACCATTGTGGAATTGCCTCAGCAGCCAGCTACCCCACTGTGTGA